Proteins encoded together in one Panthera uncia isolate 11264 chromosome A2, Puncia_PCG_1.0, whole genome shotgun sequence window:
- the LOC125930843 gene encoding small nuclear ribonucleoprotein F-like — MSLPLDRKHFLNGLTGRPVMVKLKGEWSTKATLVSVDGYINMQLANTEEHIDGVLSGHLGEVF, encoded by the coding sequence ATGAGTTTGCCCCTCGACCGCAAACATTTCCTGAATGGATTAACAGGAAGGCCGGTAATGGTGAAACTTAAGGGGGAATGGAGTACAAAGGCTACCTTGGTATCTGTAGATGGCTATATCAACATGCAGCTTGCAAACACAGAAGAACACATAGATGGAGTATTGTCTGGACATTTGGGTGAAGTTTTTTAA